In Betaproteobacteria bacterium, the sequence ATCGCTCAGGCGAAGGAACTTACCAAGAACTGGAAGCCGCAGAATTGACCGCGTGACCGTGCGCGGCAAAAAGGCCGGGGTTGTCCCGGCCTTTTTTGTTGTTGCGCGGCTTACTTCGCGCGCAGGTAGGCATCGTCTCCGTTGATCCAGTCTTCGCGCGGCGGCGTGAAAACGTCGTAGGCCACCAGTGTCTCCAGCGCTTCGGCGGTATGCGCAACATTGGCCGGTATGAAAATCATTTCGTTCGGACCGACTTCCACGGTCCTGCCCTCGAGCTTGAAGCGCCAGACGCCGCTGGCTACGAATGTCACCTGCTGATTGTCATGCGAATGCAACGGCACGACATAGCCTTTCTCGACCAGGGTCTGCCCGATCATGATCTTCCCGTCCCAGGCCAGCTTGCGAACGAACTTGTCGTTGAGTCTTTCGGCGGGAACCTTGTCCCAATTGATGTGTTTCACGTCCGGTCTCTCGCTAGTTGAATAGTCATCGTGAGCATAGCATTTCGCCTGCGGATGAAAATCCGCCATAGGAATCTAGACTTTAAAGCCCCTAGCCCCTAGCCCCTAGCCCCTAGCCCCTAGCCCCTAGCCCCTAGCCCCTAGTCCCTAGCCCCGTGTCCTCAGTCATGCCTTCCCCCTGATTTTGGCAGACCACCAACGCAGCCCGACGAAGAGGAAGCGCCGGTCGCGGAAAAACTCCGGCGGTTTTCGATCCACATAGGGGCCGCGGAACTGGAAAATCCAGCCGGTCACGAATAGGGCGATGGGTATCGGCCAGAAATCAGACCGGAAAAACAGCGCCGCAAACAGCGGGTTGGAGCCAGCGACCAGCGGAATTCCCACGGTATGGCAAAAGCGATTCACCGGATGTTGGTGACTCCTCGCCTATTCGCCAACCCAGTCCCTTCCAGGCATGCTGCGCCGCACTACCACCTCCTATCCCGGCAATACGTCACCTGAGTTGGCAATCTAGGCCGTGACGCTGGCGAATACAAATGCAAGGTAAACTCGCAGCGCCGGGTGGAAATTGACTGACGACTGACGCGCCCCTGCGTGTCGGCGGGTTCGAGAGGAGCAATTCTTCCGTGGCCGGACGGCGCATTCAAATCCAATTGCGGCATCCTTGCGCGGCATCGACTGTAAAGCCTTCGCCGTGCCTTGGGCGCGGACTCGCTGTGCGTGGCATTTC encodes:
- a CDS encoding cupin domain-containing protein produces the protein MKHINWDKVPAERLNDKFVRKLAWDGKIMIGQTLVEKGYVVPLHSHDNQQVTFVASGVWRFKLEGRTVEVGPNEMIFIPANVAHTAEALETLVAYDVFTPPREDWINGDDAYLRAK